The proteins below come from a single Chryseobacterium sp. MA9 genomic window:
- a CDS encoding phosphocholine-specific phospholipase C gives MNRREFLEKSSLLLAGLGTSSVLHPSILKALAIDPAAQSTFYDAEHVVILMQENRSFDHAFGALKGVRGFLDKRAFVKQDGHSVFFQKNDEGKYASPARLDLRNTKSTWMSSLPHSWADQQKALNKGKYDQWLQAKASGNKDYKNIPLTLGYYNREDLPFYYQLADAFTIFDQYFCSSLTGTTPNRLFLWSGTLREQQNGKVKANVVNENIDYDKARQAKWKSFPEILEQQNVSWKIYQNEISLPKGMSGEQEAWLSNFTDNPIEWFSKFNVKFSKGYYQNIPNIIAYLKQEIEKNPKQKEKLEAMMAEVQEDQVKYHPDNYSKLSKEEKNLHEKAFTTNSNDPDYWKLEIGKDENGERLVVPEGDVLFQFRKDVEEKKLPLVSWLVAPEHFSDHPGSPWYGAWYISEVLNILTKDPETWKKTIFIINYDENDGYFDHVLPFAPPVNPSQPVDMNGKEGVEYVDQSQEYMSDPSLKNYEKIEGTVGLGYRVPMIIASPWTKGGFVNSEVSDHTSVLQFLEKFIMKKYKKDVHVDNISDWRRAVCGDLTSAFNSSSVKAPKMDYLNQKDYAKTINAAKNKPVPDLKWYSENELNGNLLEIQERGLKPSNPLPYHFDVNLEGEQIKMANLKENGVPLLIYDRTQFNSIHYHFSYALYSKQELTHTVNSGAYDYEIFGPNGFFRKFKGNNIPDLEVILVNMTSKNQVELIIRTHKNKKASIHLEDLYGKTQKAITVQKPEEKIIIDLDKNKGWYDLILTFNDHLWHFAGRVETGKVSVSDPHWA, from the coding sequence ATGAACAGAAGAGAATTTTTAGAGAAATCAAGTCTTTTATTAGCTGGATTAGGTACATCAAGTGTTCTGCATCCTTCTATTTTGAAAGCTTTAGCCATTGATCCGGCTGCCCAGTCTACATTTTATGATGCAGAGCATGTGGTAATCCTGATGCAGGAGAACCGTTCGTTTGACCATGCCTTTGGTGCTCTTAAAGGAGTAAGAGGCTTTTTGGATAAAAGAGCTTTTGTAAAACAGGATGGACATTCCGTTTTCTTCCAAAAAAATGACGAAGGGAAATATGCATCTCCTGCCCGCCTGGATTTAAGAAATACCAAATCAACCTGGATGAGCTCGCTGCCTCATTCATGGGCAGATCAGCAAAAAGCACTGAACAAGGGAAAATACGACCAATGGCTTCAGGCTAAAGCTTCAGGAAATAAAGATTATAAAAATATTCCGCTTACATTAGGGTATTATAACCGTGAAGACCTTCCGTTTTATTATCAGCTGGCAGATGCATTTACCATATTTGATCAGTATTTCTGCTCTTCACTTACCGGGACTACTCCCAACAGGTTATTCCTTTGGTCCGGAACCTTGAGGGAACAGCAAAACGGAAAAGTAAAGGCCAATGTTGTGAATGAAAACATTGATTATGATAAAGCGAGACAGGCAAAATGGAAAAGTTTCCCGGAAATTTTAGAACAGCAGAATGTTTCATGGAAAATTTATCAGAACGAAATCAGTCTTCCAAAAGGAATGTCCGGAGAGCAAGAAGCCTGGTTAAGTAATTTCACTGATAACCCTATTGAATGGTTTTCAAAGTTCAATGTTAAATTTTCAAAAGGCTATTATCAGAATATTCCTAATATCATAGCGTATCTGAAACAGGAAATTGAAAAAAATCCTAAACAGAAAGAAAAGCTGGAAGCCATGATGGCTGAAGTTCAGGAAGATCAGGTGAAATATCATCCTGACAATTATTCAAAACTTTCAAAAGAAGAAAAAAACCTTCACGAAAAAGCCTTCACCACCAACTCCAATGATCCTGATTACTGGAAACTGGAAATCGGAAAGGATGAAAACGGAGAAAGACTGGTTGTTCCGGAAGGTGACGTCCTGTTCCAGTTCCGAAAAGACGTTGAAGAGAAAAAACTTCCGCTGGTTTCGTGGCTGGTAGCTCCTGAGCATTTCTCAGACCACCCGGGATCACCATGGTATGGAGCCTGGTATATCTCTGAAGTTCTGAATATTCTAACCAAAGATCCTGAAACTTGGAAGAAAACAATATTTATCATCAATTATGATGAAAACGATGGATATTTTGATCACGTACTGCCTTTTGCCCCGCCTGTAAATCCCAGCCAGCCTGTTGATATGAACGGAAAAGAAGGTGTGGAATACGTAGATCAATCCCAGGAATATATGTCTGATCCTTCTTTAAAAAATTATGAAAAAATTGAAGGAACCGTTGGGTTGGGTTACAGAGTCCCGATGATTATTGCTTCCCCTTGGACAAAAGGAGGTTTTGTAAATTCCGAGGTATCGGATCACACTTCTGTACTGCAGTTTCTGGAGAAATTCATCATGAAAAAATATAAGAAAGATGTTCATGTTGACAATATCAGTGACTGGAGAAGAGCAGTATGCGGAGACCTTACTTCTGCTTTCAATTCTTCCAGTGTAAAAGCTCCAAAGATGGATTATCTGAATCAAAAAGATTATGCTAAGACCATTAATGCAGCTAAAAACAAACCTGTTCCGGATCTGAAATGGTATTCTGAAAATGAACTTAATGGTAATTTACTTGAGATCCAGGAAAGAGGATTGAAACCTTCGAATCCACTGCCGTATCATTTCGATGTCAATTTAGAGGGTGAACAGATTAAAATGGCTAATTTAAAAGAGAATGGAGTTCCATTGTTAATCTATGACAGGACTCAATTCAATAGTATTCATTATCATTTTTCATATGCCTTATATTCAAAACAAGAGTTAACACATACTGTAAATTCCGGAGCTTATGATTACGAAATTTTTGGGCCCAATGGCTTTTTCAGGAAGTTCAAAGGGAATAATATTCCTGATCTGGAAGTGATTTTGGTAAATATGACTTCAAAAAATCAGGTGGAACTGATCATCAGAACTCATAAAAACAAAAAGGC
- a CDS encoding SusD/RagB family nutrient-binding outer membrane lipoprotein: MKNNINKVKGQKGKTAKWLMKSIFAAGLLTLASCETSLDTINENPNDQASIDPKNLLTYVEKYTFQVNGDNMYASRMMIGTDGENSYQYMKWNDASFEVYTKGLLNTGKMMQEAEKRGNKNYLAIGKFLRAYHFFNISLKVGSAPYSEAAKGESGITQPKYDSQDVVMAGILSELKEANDLINTNDKIEGDIVYNGDALKWKKLINSFRLKILITLSKKTTVGSYNIATEFASIAGSQSLMTSIADNGELKFADAADSRYSMFNNSGYGSSLYMADYFINMFKDRHDPRLFTFAAQTTGAKEAGKAITDFTAYNGGNPTSPYSDNAALITAKNISKVNDRFYKDPTNEPASVLSYSELEFILAEAAARGWISGSAKTHYDNAIKASFSFYQTYVKNQGQYFSGFDVNQYLATPLVVYNNADPLQTQLEKIMTQKYMTMFHQAQWTSYYDYLRTGYPNYPLKAGVAAPFRFRYPQSEYSYNSNNLKAALAAQYGGNDNINSKPWWLQ; encoded by the coding sequence ATGAAAAATAATATCAATAAAGTGAAAGGTCAAAAAGGTAAAACGGCAAAGTGGTTGATGAAATCTATATTTGCGGCAGGACTTCTGACATTGGCTTCATGTGAAACCAGCCTTGATACTATCAATGAAAACCCTAATGACCAGGCCAGCATTGATCCTAAAAACCTCCTGACTTACGTTGAAAAATATACATTCCAGGTAAATGGTGATAATATGTATGCTTCAAGAATGATGATTGGTACCGATGGTGAGAATTCATACCAGTATATGAAATGGAACGATGCTTCTTTTGAAGTGTATACAAAAGGGCTCCTGAATACAGGAAAAATGATGCAGGAAGCAGAGAAAAGAGGAAATAAAAACTATTTGGCCATTGGAAAGTTTTTAAGAGCTTATCATTTCTTCAATATCAGCTTAAAAGTAGGAAGTGCTCCATATTCTGAAGCAGCAAAGGGTGAATCTGGGATTACACAACCTAAATATGATAGTCAGGATGTGGTTATGGCCGGAATTTTATCAGAATTAAAGGAAGCAAATGATCTTATCAATACCAATGACAAAATTGAAGGCGATATTGTTTATAACGGAGATGCTTTAAAGTGGAAAAAGCTGATCAACTCATTCCGACTGAAAATTCTGATCACTTTGTCTAAGAAAACTACAGTAGGAAGTTACAATATTGCTACAGAGTTTGCTTCTATTGCGGGAAGCCAGTCTTTGATGACTTCAATTGCGGATAACGGTGAGCTTAAGTTTGCCGACGCTGCAGACAGCAGATACAGCATGTTTAATAACAGCGGATATGGTTCGAGTCTGTATATGGCGGATTATTTCATTAATATGTTCAAAGACAGACATGATCCTCGTTTGTTCACTTTTGCAGCACAGACTACAGGTGCAAAAGAAGCAGGAAAAGCCATCACCGATTTTACAGCTTATAACGGAGGAAATCCTACTTCTCCTTACTCTGATAATGCGGCTCTGATCACAGCTAAGAATATCTCTAAAGTAAACGATCGTTTTTATAAAGATCCTACCAATGAGCCTGCTTCTGTATTGAGCTACTCTGAACTGGAGTTTATCCTTGCCGAAGCTGCTGCAAGAGGCTGGATTTCCGGATCTGCAAAAACCCATTATGATAATGCTATCAAGGCAAGTTTCAGTTTTTATCAGACCTACGTAAAAAATCAGGGACAATATTTCTCAGGATTTGATGTGAATCAGTATCTGGCAACGCCTTTGGTTGTTTATAATAATGCTGATCCTTTACAGACACAACTGGAAAAAATCATGACTCAAAAATACATGACCATGTTCCACCAGGCACAATGGACTTCATATTATGACTATTTAAGAACAGGATATCCCAACTATCCTCTAAAAGCTGGGGTAGCAGCTCCTTTCAGATTCAGATATCCGCAATCGGAATACAGCTATAACAGTAATAATTTAAAAGCTGCTCTGGCAGCTCAGTATGGAGGAAATGACAATATCAACTCCAAACCTTGGTGGTTACAATAG